A region from the Prionailurus viverrinus isolate Anna chromosome E2, UM_Priviv_1.0, whole genome shotgun sequence genome encodes:
- the LOC125153029 gene encoding chymotrypsinogen 2 isoform X1 encodes MAFLWLLSCCALLGTAFGCGVPAIQPVLSGLSRIVNGEDAVPGSWPWQVSLQDSTGFHFCGGSLISEDWVVTAAHCGVRTTHRVVAGEFDQGSDAEDIQVLKIAKVFKNPKFNMFTINNDITLLKLATPARLSQTVSPVCLPNAKDSFPAGTLCATTGWGLTKHTNAQTPDRLQQAALPLLSNTECQKFWGSKITNLMVCAGASGVSSCMGDSGGPLVCQKDGAWTLVGIVSWGSNTCSTSRPGVYARVTELMPWVQQILEAN; translated from the exons ATGGCCTTCCTCTGGCTCCTCTCTTGCTGCGCCCTCCTGGGCACAGCCTTCG GCTGCGGGGTCCCCGCCATCCAACCTGTGCTGAGTGGCCTCTCCAGGATCGTCAATGGAGAGGACGCTGTCCCGGGCTCCTGGCCCTGGCAGGTGTCCCTGCAG GACAGCACCGGCTTCCACTTCTGTGGGGGCTCCCTCATCAGCGAGGACTGGGTGGTCACTGCTGCCCACTGTGGTGTCAG AACCACCCACCGGGTCGTGGCCGGGGAGTTTGACCAGGGCTCAGATGCTGAGGACATCCAGGTGCTGAAGATTGCCAAG GTTTTCAAGAACCCCAAGTTCAACATGTTCACCATCAACAATGACATTACCCTGCTGAAGCTGGCCACGCCTGCCCGCCTCTCCCAGACTGTGTCCCCTGTGTGCCTGCCCAATGCCAAGGACAGCTTTCCCGCTGGGACCCTGTGTGCAACCACGGGCTGGGGCCTGACCAAACACACCA ATGCCCAAACCCCTGACAGGCTGCAGCAggcggccctgcccctcctgtccaACACCGAATGCCAGAAGTTCTGGGGCAGCAAGATCACCAATCTCATGGTCTGCGCTGGGGCTAGCGGCGTTTCCTCCTGCATG GGCGACTCTGGTGGCCCCCTGGTCTGCCAGAAGGatggagcctggaccctggtgGGCATCGTGTCCTGGGGCAGCAACACCTGCTCCACCTCTAGGCCCGGCGTGTACGCCCGCGTCACCGAGCTCATGCCTTGGGTACAGCAGATCCTGGAAGCCAACTGA
- the LOC125153029 gene encoding chymotrypsinogen 2 isoform X2, producing MAFLWLLSCCALLGTAFGCGVPAIQPVLSGLSRIVNGEDAVPGSWPWQVSLQDSTGFHFCGGSLISEDWVVTAAHCGVRTTHRVVAGEFDQGSDAEDIQVLKIAKVFKNPKFNMFTINNDITLLKLATPARLSQTVSPVCLPNAKDSFPAGTLCATTGWGLTKHTRRLWWPPGLPEGWSLDPGGHRVLGQQHLLHL from the exons ATGGCCTTCCTCTGGCTCCTCTCTTGCTGCGCCCTCCTGGGCACAGCCTTCG GCTGCGGGGTCCCCGCCATCCAACCTGTGCTGAGTGGCCTCTCCAGGATCGTCAATGGAGAGGACGCTGTCCCGGGCTCCTGGCCCTGGCAGGTGTCCCTGCAG GACAGCACCGGCTTCCACTTCTGTGGGGGCTCCCTCATCAGCGAGGACTGGGTGGTCACTGCTGCCCACTGTGGTGTCAG AACCACCCACCGGGTCGTGGCCGGGGAGTTTGACCAGGGCTCAGATGCTGAGGACATCCAGGTGCTGAAGATTGCCAAG GTTTTCAAGAACCCCAAGTTCAACATGTTCACCATCAACAATGACATTACCCTGCTGAAGCTGGCCACGCCTGCCCGCCTCTCCCAGACTGTGTCCCCTGTGTGCCTGCCCAATGCCAAGGACAGCTTTCCCGCTGGGACCCTGTGTGCAACCACGGGCTGGGGCCTGACCAAACACACCA GGCGACTCTGGTGGCCCCCTGGTCTGCCAGAAGGatggagcctggaccctggtgGGCATCGTGTCCTGGGGCAGCAACACCTGCTCCACCTCTAG
- the LOC125153191 gene encoding chymotrypsinogen B-like — MALLPVVLGFLLFGSSSGCGVPAIHPELSGLSRIVNGEDAVPSSWPWQVSLQTRSGFHFCGGSLISQHWVVTAAHCRVRKSHRVVAGVSDHGSDEEAVQVLRITEVFEYPLWDQVSGRNDIALLKLATPALLSTTASPVCLPSANTSFPAGSLCATTGWGKTRYNSNKTPDKLQQAALPLLSNADCKKFWGSKITDVMICAGASGVSSCMGDSGGPLVCQKDGAWTLVGIVSWGSDWCNPFSPGVYTRVTKFISWVLRVLEAN, encoded by the exons ATGGCCCTTCTCCCGGTTGTCCTTGGCTTCCTCCTCTTTGGCAGCAGTTCTG GCTGTGGGGTCCCTGCCATCCACCCTGAGCTGAGTGGCCTGTCCCGGATCGTCAATGGAGAGGATGCGgtccccagctcctggccctgGCAGGTGTCCCTGCAG ACTCGCTCTGGCTTCCACTTCTGCGGGGGCTCTCTCATCAGCCAGCACTGGGTCGTCACTGCTGCCCACTGCAGGGTCAG gaAGAGCCACCGTGTGGTGGCTGGGGTGTCTGATCACGGCTCTGACGAGGAGGCTGTCCAGGTGTTGAGGATAACTGAG GTGTTTGAATACCCACTGTGGGACCAGGTTTCGGGCCGCAACGACATCGCCCTGCTGAAGCTGGCCACACCGGCCCTGCTCTCAACAACAGCGTCCCCTGTCTGCCTGCCCAGTGCCAACACCAGCTTCCCTGCCGGCTCCCTCTGCGCCACCACCGGCTGGGGCAAGACCCGGTATAACT CCAACAAGACCCCCGACAAGCTGCAGCAggcggccctgcccctcctgtccaACGCCGACTGCAAGAAGTTCTGGGGCAGCAAGATCACGGACGTGATGATCTGCGCCGGGGCCAGCGGCGTCTCGTCCTGCATG GGCGACTCTGGCGGCCCCCTGGTCTGCCAGAAGGacggagcctggaccctggtgGGCATCGTGTCCTGGGGCAGCGACTGGTGTAACCCATTCTCACCGGGGGTGTACACCCGTGTCACCAAGTTTATTTCCTGGGTTCTCAGGGTTCTGGAGGCCAATTGa